The stretch of DNA CAGCAGAGATTTCGGTAGCTGATGTTGTAAAAGTAACAGAAGATAACTTTTCCATGGCAGAATGTTTCGATACTGCAGAATCTAATTGCCCACTAATAGATTTTTGTGGTTTAAGTACCGCACTTCAAAAAGCTTTAAATGCTTTTTTTGATGTATTATCAGTGATATCCCTTGCTGATCTTCAACGATCAACCTTTCAAAATCAATTTAAAATTGATGATCATAAAACAATAAACTAAGATAATATAAAAGGGAGATTAAGCATTTCTATTGCAGCAATAATATTAGCCGCCGGACGCGGTGAAAGGGTAAAATCTCCACACAAAATTCCAAAACAGTACCAGCTTCTAGGGCAAAAGCCGGTTATTTGTCATACTGTGCGTTGTTTTTTGCAGCATCCAGCCATCACAACGATTGTCCTCGTTATTCATCCAGAAGACCGCCAAATCTGTGAGCAAGCTATCGTTGATTTTAAAGAGCACCTTATCATCGTTGAAGGAGGTAATACACGTCAAATATCTACCTTATGTGGGCTTCATGCACTTAAAAAGTTCAAACCACAATATGTGCATATTCATGATGGTGCACGCCCCTTTATCGAAAACCAGCTCCTCGATCAAATCCACACAACTGTCAATCATCAAGAAGGCGTTCTTCCCGTTCTCGCAATTTCTGATACTCTCAAACGCATAAATAGCGCATACCATGTTTTAGAAACAATTCCACGCACTAACCTTTATAGTGCACAAACTCCACAGTGTTTTCCTTTTGAACGCATCTTAGCTGCCCATGAAAAAGCAATGCAAGCTTGTAAAAAAGAATTTACTGATGATTCTGCAATTGCGGAATGGTTTGGAATTCCTATGCGTAGCATCCTTGGAGACCCTAATAACATAAAAATTACATGGCACGAAGATTTTGATACCGCACATCTATATCTTCAAAAAAAAATGCAAATATTTCCTGATATCCGTACCGGCAATGGTTATGATGTTCATTCTTTCGAGAAAGGAACTTCCCTTATATTATGTGGCATAGAAATTCCTTTTCATAAAAAATTGAATGGACACTCCGACGCGGATGTCGCGCTTCATGCACTAACAGATGCTCTTCTCGCTACGCGAGGTGCAGGAGATATCGGTACACATTTCCCCCCCTCTGATCCCCAATGGAAAAATGCATCATCAGAAATTTTTCTTCGTCACGCTCTTGATATTGTTAAACAAGCACGCGGTCGTATTGCCAATGTTGATATCACGCTGATCGCCGAAGAACCTAAAATCGGCCCCTATCGTCATAAAATGAGAGAAAATCTTATGAATATACTCACAATTTCACCCGATCGAATCTCCATCAAAGCAACAACAAATGAAAAGCTCGGATTTATTGGTCGTGGTGAAGGCATCGCGGCTTTTGCAACAGCGAGCGTCCTTTATCTAGGAGAAATTCCTAAATGACATATTTTTGTGAAAAACAAGCACGTGAAGTCCTTACAGCATGTCGCCAAAAAGGTTTGCTTTTAACCACTGTTGAATCTTGTACAGGAGGGCTCATTGCTGCAAATCTTACACATATTGCAGGGTCATCAGATGTATTTGATTGTGGATTTGTCGTTTATTCAAATGAATCGAAAACACACCTTGTTGGTGTATGCGCTGAACTTATAGAAAAATACGGTGCCGTTTCAAAGGAAGTTGCGCTTGCAATGGCTGAGGGTGGATTAAAATACTCACAAGCTGGAATTGCTGTCTCTGTAACAGGAATTGCAGGACCGGGGGGAGCATGTCTTAATAAACCTGTAGGGCTTGTACATTTCGCAGTTGCTTACAAGAATCATAAAACTCTGCATACGGAAATGCATTTCGGAGATCTTGATCGCAACACTATACGCTATGCAACCGTTGAAAATGCTTTAAAAATGATCTTGGAATCTCTCCAATGATATTCTCCACAGTCCAATTTCTAGATTTTACCTCATCACAATCACAGTCCATAACATGCAATACTGATTATGCAACAAAATCAACTGAATAAATTATGTTCTCGGAGAACCGTAAATTCGATGCGCACGCATTTCAAAAGCATCGGTGAATTTACGGAAAGCAATATCAAACATTGATCCCATCACCAATCCAAGCATTTTGCTTTTAAACTCATAATCAATAAAAAACTCTACATTACATGCATTGGTATTCTCAATATCATGAAAGATCCAACGATTTTCAAGATATCTGAATGGGCCATCAATATATTTAACCTCTATCAGATTTTTCTTCGGCTGGAGAAGTACTTGGGTCGTGAAAGTTTCTCGGATAACCTTGTAGCCAACTATCATGTCAGCAAGAAGCAATGTCTTTTCCTCATATTCCTTACGAGAACGGACTACTAACGCCTCACACATTGGTAAAAATTCAGGATAACGCTCAATATCTGCAACAAGATCAAACATTTCACTGGCACTATGGGCAATCTGCCGATGTGTTATAAAAGATGGCATAACTATCTCTGCAAAGCAAATTTTTCATCACGCGCTTTTTGCAAAATTGCGAAATCATCGCCTGCATGATGAGATGAACGCGTCAGAGGGTTGGAAGCCATATGTAAAAAACCTTTTACTTTACCAATCTTGGCAAAAGATACAAATTCTTCAGGAGATACAAAACGAATAACCGGATGATGCTTTCGCGTAGGCTGTAAATATTGCCCAATTGTCATAAAATCAACATCAGCAGAGCGCAAATCATCCATCAATTGAAGTATTTCATTTCGTTCTTCCCCAAGGCCAACCATAATCCCCGATTTTGTAAAAATTGTTGGATCAAGTTCTTTAACGCGTTGTAATAACCGGATTGAATGAAAATAACGCGCCCCTGGACGAACCTTTAAATATTTAGATGGAACTGTTTCTAAATTATGATTAAAAACATCAGGCTTAGCAGCAACAACAATTTCTAAAGCTCCATCTTTATGGCGAAAATCAGGTGTAAGAACTTCAATTGTTGTCTTGGGAGCCTTTTTACGAATAGCATAAATAACTTTTGCAAAATGCTCAGCACCACCATCAGCAAGATCATCACGATCAACAGATGTAATCACGACATGTTTTAATTCCATCTGTGCAACGGCATCCGCCACACGTTCTGGCTCATTATCATCAACTTCAAGTGGAATACCTGTTGCAACATTGCAAAAAGCACATGCCCGTGTACATATTTCACCCAAAATCATAAAACTAGCATGCCGCTGACTCCAACACTCGCCAACATTTGGGCATCCCGCTTCTTCACATACGGTTACTAATTTATGAGTGCGTACAATACTATGCGTTTCTTTATATATCTGTGATGTTGGCGCTTTTACGCGAATCCAATCCGGTTTTTTTTGAATGCTTGTATCCGGACGATGCGCCTTTTCAGGATGACGCAGACGCCTATTTGTAACTCTATCAACCACCGTAACCATTTAAGACCTCTGCCTTTTAAATATGGAATGCAAATCACATAAAAACAAGATTTTCAAGCAATCCAACTATCAAGCATTTAAAACCTGACCATAAGCATCCAATACACTCTCTTTCATCATTTCTGATAATGTTGGATGTGGAAAAACGGTATGCATCAATTCTTCTTCGGTTGTTTCAAGATTCATAGCAACAACAAAACCTTGAATTAGTTCTGTTACTTCTGCTCCTACCATATGGGCACCAAGCAGCTGCCCCGTTTTTTTATCAAAAATAGTTTTAACCAATCCCTGATCTTCCCCTAAAGCAATTGCCTTACCATTCGCTGCAAAAGAATAACGACCAACACGTATATCATAGCCAGCTTCTTTTGCTGCTGTTTCTGAAAGCCCTACAGAGGCAACTTGTGGTGTACAATATGTACATCCTGGAATTTTTCTCTTATCAAGCGGATGAATATTCTCCAAACCCGCAAGATGTTCAATGCATATCACGCCTTCTTCTTCTGCTTTATGTGCCAACATAGGAGGACCAGCCACATCACCGATAGCATAAATACCCTCTACCCCTGTCCAACTCCATTCATCGGTTACAATACACCCGCGTTCAGTTTTTATACCCAATGCTTCTAATCCTAGATTCTCAATATTACCCTGAACCCCAACAGCTGAAATCAACCGATCAGCTGTAATTGTTTTT from Bartonella taylorii encodes:
- a CDS encoding bifunctional 2-C-methyl-D-erythritol 4-phosphate cytidylyltransferase/2-C-methyl-D-erythritol 2,4-cyclodiphosphate synthase — its product is MSIAAIILAAGRGERVKSPHKIPKQYQLLGQKPVICHTVRCFLQHPAITTIVLVIHPEDRQICEQAIVDFKEHLIIVEGGNTRQISTLCGLHALKKFKPQYVHIHDGARPFIENQLLDQIHTTVNHQEGVLPVLAISDTLKRINSAYHVLETIPRTNLYSAQTPQCFPFERILAAHEKAMQACKKEFTDDSAIAEWFGIPMRSILGDPNNIKITWHEDFDTAHLYLQKKMQIFPDIRTGNGYDVHSFEKGTSLILCGIEIPFHKKLNGHSDADVALHALTDALLATRGAGDIGTHFPPSDPQWKNASSEIFLRHALDIVKQARGRIANVDITLIAEEPKIGPYRHKMRENLMNILTISPDRISIKATTNEKLGFIGRGEGIAAFATASVLYLGEIPK
- the rirA gene encoding iron-responsive transcriptional regulator RirA, which encodes MRLTKQTNYALRMLMYCADNQGSLSRIPEIAKAYAVSELFLFKILQPLVEAGFIQTVRGRNGGVKLAKPAAEISVADVVKVTEDNFSMAECFDTAESNCPLIDFCGLSTALQKALNAFFDVLSVISLADLQRSTFQNQFKIDDHKTIN
- the lipA gene encoding lipoyl synthase; protein product: MVTVVDRVTNRRLRHPEKAHRPDTSIQKKPDWIRVKAPTSQIYKETHSIVRTHKLVTVCEEAGCPNVGECWSQRHASFMILGEICTRACAFCNVATGIPLEVDDNEPERVADAVAQMELKHVVITSVDRDDLADGGAEHFAKVIYAIRKKAPKTTIEVLTPDFRHKDGALEIVVAAKPDVFNHNLETVPSKYLKVRPGARYFHSIRLLQRVKELDPTIFTKSGIMVGLGEERNEILQLMDDLRSADVDFMTIGQYLQPTRKHHPVIRFVSPEEFVSFAKIGKVKGFLHMASNPLTRSSHHAGDDFAILQKARDEKFALQR
- a CDS encoding CinA family protein, which encodes MTYFCEKQAREVLTACRQKGLLLTTVESCTGGLIAANLTHIAGSSDVFDCGFVVYSNESKTHLVGVCAELIEKYGAVSKEVALAMAEGGLKYSQAGIAVSVTGIAGPGGACLNKPVGLVHFAVAYKNHKTLHTEMHFGDLDRNTIRYATVENALKMILESLQ
- a CDS encoding type II toxin-antitoxin system RatA family toxin, whose amino-acid sequence is MPSFITHRQIAHSASEMFDLVADIERYPEFLPMCEALVVRSRKEYEEKTLLLADMIVGYKVIRETFTTQVLLQPKKNLIEVKYIDGPFRYLENRWIFHDIENTNACNVEFFIDYEFKSKMLGLVMGSMFDIAFRKFTDAFEMRAHRIYGSPRT